The sequence CAGCGGTATTGCGGTGTCGGTGTTTGATACAGCGGTTGATGAAGAGGTGCCAGGCGTGACCGTGACACAACAGGATGACGCTTCACTGACCGATCTCTCTTTCGGTCAGCTGATCAAGGATCACAACGGCAAAGCCAACATAATTAAACTGTGGGTGGCCGGTTATCCTCCAATGGAACGTCGCCAGGCAGCTTACAAGGAGTTATTGCAGGCGAATCCGGGGATTCACGAGCTGGAGTCAGTTGGCGCAGTCTCTTCCGATGTGCAGGGCGATACGGCCAACAAAGTTGGTGCACTCCTGGCCAAATATCCTAAAGGCAAAGTAGATGCGATCTGGGGAACCTGGGATGCCTTCAGCCAGGGGGCACTTAAAGCGCTCAGGGAAAACGGACGTACTGAAATCAAGCTCTACAGTATTGATGTTTCCAATCAGGATTTGCAGCTCATGCGTGAAGCCGGCAGCCCGTGGAAAGTGACCGCAGCGGTGGATCCTAAGCTGATCGGGGCTACCAACGTCAGACTGATTGCTTTGAAGCTGGCGGGAGAAGCCACACCTGCCACCTATGACTTTAAAGCTACGGTAATCCCACAGGCTCTGCTGGTAAGCCAGCCGGGTACGGTAAATGTTGCCAGCCTTGGCAAGGTTATCCCGGGATGGGGACAAACGGAAGATTTTATCGCGCCGTGGTTTGCCACGCTGGAAGCGAAGTATAAAAAATAAGGAGCGGCTGATGAGTAACATGCTTCCTGTAGCGGAATACAGTCG is a genomic window of Erwinia sorbitola containing:
- a CDS encoding sugar ABC transporter substrate-binding protein, which codes for MKPLITLLALWVASVLPVHAATLAPVPEKIASHDGPVRIAVIRNLGSDDNTTQFIQGATQQGKALGFKVSTFLTNGDDARFQDFVNQAISQKYDGIILSQGRAPYSGTLIKRIADSGIAVSVFDTAVDEEVPGVTVTQQDDASLTDLSFGQLIKDHNGKANIIKLWVAGYPPMERRQAAYKELLQANPGIHELESVGAVSSDVQGDTANKVGALLAKYPKGKVDAIWGTWDAFSQGALKALRENGRTEIKLYSIDVSNQDLQLMREAGSPWKVTAAVDPKLIGATNVRLIALKLAGEATPATYDFKATVIPQALLVSQPGTVNVASLGKVIPGWGQTEDFIAPWFATLEAKYKK